From Mycosarcoma maydis chromosome 16, whole genome shotgun sequence, a single genomic window includes:
- a CDS encoding uncharacterized protein (related to Ras GTPase-activating-like protein IQGAP2) → MMDQQAKPTLPAASPNARGSGSANASASPFAYQSKYLERSASRSSTFSLASSLDTAPRTGLQPSGSIRRFPAPHRHTASLDPHRAAELRAAALAHSPTASPLGASVSTFGSNTTLSSSGSNHSIGAPTTSPAPATFSKATFPAASRGVNGRPTSMPPAPRDNLFNSSTVGRARAYSPTKDPYDRAVSPTKNLSYDSPLSSPKKDDSSWIQSPSTPKQHGSFWSNASNGAYPGSNATGPSQLHLGGVKDLKRSSVGALKMIKDFTQKTDELGTLGTLGDQHSHTRMTVGRSRGQRTQSLGASSAPLADRLNSLNLEPTIQEGWQKPGRPGRMESEDQEGEIVLPGITTGAEDVAGLHGRIRLARADGPGTMALGRPSTTSSNLPLTSSSKWMDTQRHLLQAYEYLCHCGEAKEWMELHVGEHLGDVVEMENEMRNGIFLAKLAKNFEPECVPRIFVHPKLQYRHTDNINYFFSFINKVGLPHFFQFELTDLYEKKNFPKVVYCIHALSHVLARQGRALKVGNLIGKLEFTDDQLQKTQKGLDASGVAMPSFGAVGKALAKEMNIEPEPEPETEQERIDRDLMENLDAVVALQAASRAFVARVRFADRLHAEIQRRHQEEARMAAAAEAERVRQRQAEEDRIISRWAPTIQAQIRGVLTRRTHHRKQAALHTSTRTFVGLQAAVRAKLARQTHVEHVKRVHDIGNARAIENFQACVRGALYRRRFFENIKALDKHETSVVGLQAQIRGRLARAAYENLIYRLADSTEDVIRLQAACRSVLAKQNLLNTIRGLRSSSDAITAVQAQVRGVLARKNHVRMRSALQKVEVKAAVGGLQSFARAALARRKHQEQKKQLDFVTPDVVGIQAAIRGMLVRLEYDWWRNHITQSEPVAIHLQSLIRGALSRRKFFSRLRHYHEHMDKVVKIQSLFRGRQQGEQYRSLTMGKNVPVATIKNFGHLLNDSDADFEDEIEVERLRKLVVRAIRESQTLESDVSELDTKIALLVKNKIGIEELIKAKNERGLLGQRDAAAAVQKRNSVLVAANDPFADHALDRASRRKFELYQELFYALQTRPEYLARLFARVGKIEMADRDKRQVEKIVLTLFGYAQKAREEFLLLKLFQRCVEEELGFVSTVQEFIRGNAQFIKLVAQYNRGARERKYLKDLLGPLVSDIMAQEGLDLETDPCAIYRATINQEEMETGQPSRRPLEVAFNEALADPMARTIFIRHLQSLRATTEAFLSAILSSTRKMPYGVRYIAREVFRALQSKFPDEPQDALIKVVGHLVYYRYLNPAIVAPEGFDVVETLVGPVQRKNLAEVSKMLTQIAVGRLFNDENPYLQPLNDYVSHASERFTKWLYGIIDCADAEMQFSADEFLDHTVQEKPVIYISPNEIYSMHLLLSQQIDHLAPQAEDPLRVVLKELGAPPVSNTQELNSARDSEITFELVSRMATLQDPEAETKALFVETKRLVLCLLKVQSGKTLVDVFVAPVTDVEELQWEEIVSLEIAADRQRQRGSRPPGLAMYGGASGGGRLEDVRRLSFAELKARTLENMLQLEQLGKVSRANKYQDMLNAIAIDIRNKHRKRIQRANEKTAMHTTLKTLDDKKAYLQEQIDSYHSYIDASMQTMQGGRKGKKRFVLPFSQQYFHLRSLKANGGKVPKFGSYKYAASKLLDKGVVVSVDGLVARPDTASTTAPVAAPAEVHFTISSDQPGVFTIQVLNGPSAGASADLRIEDLLESQFNNQATLALIDAKLVVNVNLLVHLINKKFYA, encoded by the coding sequence ATGATGGACCAGCAAGCCAAACCAACCCTGCCTGCCGCCAGCCCTAACGCTcgtggcagtggcagcgcCAACGCCAGCGCCAGCCCTTTTGCCTACCAATCCAAATACCTCGAGCGTTCCGCTTCTCGTAGCAGCACCTTttcgctcgcttcctccCTCGACACCGCACCACGCACAGGCCTCCAACCTTCCGGCTCCATCCGCCGCTTCCCAGCTCCACATCGTCACACGGCTTCACTCGACCCTCATCGTGCCGCTGAGCttcgcgctgctgccttggCTCATAGCCCAACAGCCTCACCCTTGGGCGCATCCGTCAGTACGTTTGGCTCCAACACCACTCTCTCTAGTTCCGGCTCCAATCACTCGATCGGTGCTCCCACCACCTCGCCCGCTCCAGCCACTTTCAGCAAGGCCACCTTTCCAGCTGCATCGCGAGGCGTCAATGGCCGTCCCACGTCCATGCCTCCAGCACCACGCGACAACCTCTTCAACTCGTCCACTGTCGGCCGTGCTCGGGCATATTCACCCACCAAGGACCCTTACGATCGTGCAGTTTCCCCCACCAAGAACCTCAGCTACGACTCGCCGCTCTCCTCGCCCAAAAAGGACGATAGCTCTTGGATTCAGTCACCCTCGACACCCAAACAGCACGGCAGCTTCTGGAGTAATGCAAGCAACGGTGCTTACCCTGGCTCCAACGCCACTGGCCCATCTCAGCTTCATCTTGGAGGCGTAAAGGACCTCAAGAGGTCCAGCGTTGGCGCGCTCAAGATGATCAAGGATTTCACCCAAAAGACCGACGAACTCGGCACACTCGGCACACTCGGCGATCAGCATAGCCACACACGTATGACCGTCGGTCGCTCGCGTGGTCAACGCACACAGAGCTTGGGTGCTTCCAGCGCTCCACTCGCAGATCGCCTCAACAGTCTCAACCTCGAGCCTACCATCCAGGAGGGCTGGCAAAAGCCCGGACGCCCCGGAAGAATGGAGAGCGAGGATCAAGAGGGCGAGATCGTGCTTCCAGGTATCACCACAGGTGCCGAAGACGTTGCCGGTCTCCACGGTCGTATCCGTCTTGCCCGCGCAGATGGCCCCGGCACCATGGCTCTGGGCCGTCCCTCGACCACCTCTTCCAACCTCCCCctgacaagctcgagcaagtGGATGGACACGCAGCGTCACCTTCTCCAGGCCTACGAGTACCTTTGCCACTGTGGAGAGGCCAAAGAGTGGATGGAGCTTCACGTCGGCGAGCATCTCGGTGATgtggtcgagatggagaacgagatgcgcaacggcatcttcctcgcaaagctcgccaagaacTTCGAGCCCGAATGCGTACCACGCATCTTTGTCCATCCCAAGCTCCAGTACCGTCACACGGACAACATCAACTACTTTTTCTCCTTCATCAACAAGGTCGGCCTCCCTCACTTTTTCCAATTCGAGCTCACCGACCTGTACGAAAAGAAAAACTTCCCAAAAGTGGTCTACTGCATCCATGCGCTCAGTCATGTCCTCGCACGTCAAGGTAGAGCACTCAAGGTTGGAAACCTCattggcaagctcgagttcACCGACGATCAGCTTCAGAAGACGCAGAAAGGTCTCGACGCATCCGGCGTCGCCATGCCTTCGTTTGGCGCCGTCGGCAAGgcgctcgccaaggagATGAACATCGAACCTGAACCCGAACCCGAGACTGAGCAGGAACGCATCGACCGCGATCTCATGGAGAAccttgatgctgttgtcgCGCTACAGGCGGCTTCGCGCGCGTTTGTTGCTAGGGTGCGTTTCGCGGATCGTCTCCACGCCGAGATCCAGCGTCGTCACCAAGAAGAGGCTCGCAtggcggcagctgctgaagcaGAGCGAGTTCGTCAGCGTCAAGCTGAAGAGGACCGTATCATTTCACGCTGGGCTCCCACAATACAAGCCCAGATCCGCGGTGTGCTTACTAGACGCACCCATCACCGCAAGCAGGCAGCTCTTCACACCAGCACACGCACTTTTGTGGGTCTCCAGGCTGCCGTtcgagccaagctcgcccgTCAGACgcacgtcgagcatgtcAAGCGTGTCCACGACATCGGCAACGCTCGCGCTATCGAAAATTTCCAGGCTTGCGTACGCGGCGCTCTCTACCGTCGTCGTTTCTTTGAAAAcatcaaggcgctcgacaagcacgagACCAGCGTCGTCGGCCTACAGGCACAGATTCGTGGTCGTCTGGCTCGCGCAGCATATGAGAACCTCATCTACCGTCTGGCCGACTCGACCGAGGATGTCATCCGACTGCAGGCTGCCTGTCGTTCCGTTCTGGCCAAGCAAAACTTGCTGAATACCATTCGAGGCctgcgcagctcgagcgatGCCATCACTGCCGTTCAAGCCCAGGTTCGCGGCGTATTGGCTCGCAAGAACCACGTCAGGATGCGTTCCGCCTTGCAAAAGGTCGAAGTCAAGGCGGCCGTCGGAGGTCTTCAATCcttcgctcgagctgcccTTGCACGTCGCAAGCACCAAGAGCAaaagaagcagctcgatttCGTCACGCCCGACGTTGTTGGCATCCAAGCTGCCATTCGAGGTATGCTGGTGCGTCTCGAGTACGACTGGTGGAGGAACCACATCACCCAGAGCGAGCCCGTCGCGATTCACCTTCAGTCTCTCATCCGAGGTGCGCTGAGCCGTCGCAAGTTCTTCTCGCGACTGCGCCACTACCACGAGCACATGGACAAGGTGGTCAAAATCCAGAGTCTCTTCCGAGGTCGACAGCAGGGTGAGCAATACCGTAGCTTGACCATGGGCAAGAACGTGCCAGTCGCCACGATCAAGAACTTTGGTCACCTGCTCAACGACTCGGATGCCGACTTtgaggacgagatcgaggtcGAGCGCCTGCGCAAGCTCGTGGTTcgtgcgattcgtgaatcgcagaCGCTAGAGAGCGACGTCTCGGAACTCGACACCAAGATCGCGCTGCTGGTCAAAAACAAGATCGGCATCGAAGAATTgatcaaggccaagaaTGAGCGCGGTCTGCTGGGTCAGCGCGATGCTGCAGCCGCCGTGCAGAAGCGCAActcggtgctggtggctgCCAACGATCCCTTTGCCGACCACGCGCTGGATCGTGCCTCGAGGAGAAAGTTTGAGCTGTACCAAGAGCTCTTTTACGCGCTACAGACGCGGCCCGAGtatctcgctcgtctcttTGCCCGTGtcggcaagatcgagatggccgaTCGCGACAAGCGACAGGTGGAAAAGATCGTGCTGACGCTGTTCGGCTATGCGCAAAAGGCACGAGAAGagttcttgctgctcaagctcttcCAGCGCTGtgtcgaagaggagctcggcttcgtctCGACCGTGCAGGAGTTTATTCGAGGCAATGCGCAGTTCATCAAGCTGGTGGCGCAGTACAATCGCGGTGCGCGGGAGCGCAAGTATCTCAAGGATCTGCTGGGGCCGCTGGTGTCGGACATTATGGCGCAGGAAGGTCTCGACCTTGAAACGGACCCTTGCGCCATCTACCGCGCGACGATCAATCAGGAGGAAATGGAGACGGGCCAGCCGTCGCGACGGCCGCTCGAGGTGGCCTTCAACGAGGCGCTGGCCGATCCAATGGCACGAACCATCTTCATTCGTCACCTCCAATCATTGCGTGCCACCACCGAGGCGTTCCTGTCGGCCATCCTGTCGTCGACGCGCAAGATGCCATACGGTGTGCGCTACATTGCTCGTGAAGTGTTCCGTGCGCTGCAGAGCAAGTTTCCCGACGAACCGCAAGATGCGCTGATCAAGGTGGTGGGTCACTTGGTGTACTATCGCTACCTGAACCCAGCCATCGTTGCGCCGGAAGGCTTCGACGTGGTCGAGACGCTAGTTGGGCCGGTTCAGCGCAAGAACTTGGCTGAGGTGTCCAAGATGCTGACGCAGATCGCCGTGGGCCGACTGTTCAACGACGAAAACCCGTATTTGCAGCCGCTGAACGACTACGTGTCGCACGCGTCGGAACGCTTTACCAAGTGGCTGTACGGGATCATCGACTGTGCTGATGCAGAAATGCAGTTCAGCGCCGACGAGTTCTTGGACCATACGGTGCAGGAGAAGCCCGTGATCTACATTTCGCCCAACGAGATTTACTCGATGCATCTGTTGCTCTCGCAGCAGATCGATCACCTGGCGCCACAAGCCGAAGATCCGCTTCGAGTTGTTCTCAAGGAGCTCGGTGCGCCGCCCGTGTCGAATACGCAGGAACTCAATTCTGCGCGTGATAGCGAGATTACGTTTGAGCTGGTCTCGCGTATGGCAACGTTACAGGATCCTGAGGCGGAAACCAAGGCTCTGTTTGTCGAAACAAAACGGTTGGTGCTGTGTCTGCTCAAGGTGCAGTCAGGCAAGACGCTGGTGGATGTGTTTGTAGCACCAGTGACGGATGTGGAGGAGTTGCAGTGGGAGGAGATTGTGTCGTTGGAGATTGCGGCAGATCGGCAGCGACAGCGCGGATCTCGACCGCCTGGACTTGCGATGTACGGCGGAGCTTCGGGCGGTGGGCGTCTGGAAGACGTCCGACGGCTAAGCTTTGCCGAACTCAAGGCACGGACGCTGGAGAAcatgctgcagctcgaacaACTCGGCAAGGTGTCGCGTGCCAACAAGTACCAGGACATGCTGAACGCGATCGCGATCGACATCCGCAACAAGCACCGCAAACGCATCCAGCGCGCCAACGAGAAAACGGCAATGCACACtacgctcaagacgctgGACGACAAGAAGGCGTATCTGCAGGAGCAGATTGATTCGTACCACAGCTACATTGATGCTAGCATGCAGACGATGCAGGGCGGGcgcaagggcaagaagcgGTTTGTGCTCCCGTTCAGCCAGCAGTACTTCCATCTGAGGAGTCTCAAGGCGAATGGCGGAAAGGTGCCCAAGTTCGGAAGCTACAAGTATGCGGCGAGCAagttgctcgacaaggGTGTCGTCGTCAGTGTCGACGGCCTAGTCGCAAGGCCCGACACGGcgtccaccaccgcccCTGTCGCCGCTCCAGCCGAAGTGCACTTCACAATCAGCTCAGATCAGCCAGGCGTCTTTACCATACAGGTCCTCAACGGTCCGTCCGCAGGCGCAAGCGCCGACCTCAGAATCGAAGATCTGCTCGAATCCCAGTTCAACAACCAAGCCACACTCGCGCTCATAGACGCCAAACTCGTCGTCAACGTCAACCTGCTCGTTCATCTCATCAACAAAAAGTTCTATGCCTAG